From the genome of Tissierellales bacterium:
TATACTCTCATTGGTCTTTATAATATTTTCTTTTTCCCTTATTTTATTGTAGATCCCTATACCCTGTTTTGTAGTCATCAATTTGTCTGTAAATAATATATATTTAAAATCTATTCCATGGGATATAGCCTCATCTACAATTTTTATGCCTTCAATAATATATAAATTATTTTTCCATCTGTTTCTTCTTCTATAAAGACTTTTAATTTCCTTGATAATCTGATTTTTAGATGATCTTATCTCTATCACATACGGTACCCCCTAAACATAATATTTAAATTAAAAAGAAAAAAGTTCCCAGCAGGAACTTCTATACTTAAAGTTTATACATTTAATCAAATTAATTTAATATCTAGTGGTCTTAATTGTTTTTTACAATTTCAACTAGTTGTGTGAATCCTTCTGCATCATGAATAGCCATCTCTGATAGCATTTTTCTATTAATTTCAATATCGGCTTTCTTCAGTCCATTTATAAATCTACTATAACTCATACCATTTGCTCTTGTTGCAGCATTTATTCTAGTAATCCATAATTTTCTAAAGTTTCTTTTCTTTTGTTTTCTTCCTATATAAGCATAATTTAATGATTTCATAACAGCTTGATTAGCTGGTTTAAATAATTTGCTTTTAGCACCATAATAACCTTTAGCTTGTTTTAATACCTTTTTATGTCTTCTTCTAGCATTTGTTCCTCTTTTTACTCTTGCCATTGTTGTCTTCCTCCTATAATTTAATAATTCTATGGTAGCATTGAGTTAATTCTTTTGTAGTCTCCCTTACTTACTAAAGCAGACTTTCTTAGTTCTCTAATTCTCTTTGGTGATTTTTTACCTGTTAAGTGACTTTTATAAGCCTTATGCCTTTTTAATTTTCCTGATGCAGTTCTTTTAAACCTCTTTGCTGAACCTCTATGTGTTTTCATTTTTGCCATTATATTTCCTCCTCAATTACTCTGTTTTTGGGGCCAGAAACATTACCATATTTCTTCCTTCTAATCTTGCTCTCTTATCTATAACCCCATGTCCTTTAGTCAAATCTGCAAAGTTATTTAATACAGTTCTACCTATATTAGTATGACCCATTTCTCTACCTCTAAATCTAACGGAAACTTTAACCTTATCTCCAGAATCCAAAAATCCATTAG
Proteins encoded in this window:
- the rpmI gene encoding 50S ribosomal protein L35, producing the protein MAKMKTHRGSAKRFKRTASGKLKRHKAYKSHLTGKKSPKRIRELRKSALVSKGDYKRINSMLP
- the rplT gene encoding 50S ribosomal protein L20, producing MARVKRGTNARRRHKKVLKQAKGYYGAKSKLFKPANQAVMKSLNYAYIGRKQKKRNFRKLWITRINAATRANGMSYSRFINGLKKADIEINRKMLSEMAIHDAEGFTQLVEIVKNN